Below is a window of Malus domestica chromosome 13, GDT2T_hap1 DNA.
TTTTATGTCGAACATGTCCAATTCATAAACTTGCAATGTAAACATGTGAAAcatgattaaaaaataataataatctcaAGACAGCTGTTCTTACATGTTGTTATTataagttaaaataactgtctCATGTGAGGACAAGCTATTTAGTATTTACTAATCATACTTAAAGATTTCAGCTAAGTAATATATTTATGAAAAATAGAAAGCTCCCCAAAATACAAAGACTTATAAATAGGTAAAAGTAGataaataatatttgctaagaGTAAGGACGAAGTggtgcaaaatatcacactgaCAAAAGTATTGCAGATATTAGAAAATGAGGGATACTGAGAGTAttatatttcttcattttctcttcttGATATTCTCTAACTTTGAACAATcaaagtgctctatttatagagtcACTTCAATAGAAAATTACAAAATGATTACTATTTAGCTTGTGAGTTtatactatacacatgtgggcaaacatacccactatttacaacactcccccttagaTGCCCACATATCAGTATCAGTTACCTCGTTAAAACTTTGCTTGGAAAAACTCAGtgggaaaaaaaaaccatagcaaaggaaaaagagtacaactttacttGGATGGTGTTAAGCATGCTTATGTTGtttcgttaaaaccttgataagAAAAACCCAATGAGAAAAAATctcaatcaaaggaaaaagagtacaacatgcatgtaagatatttggaacctttgACTGGGTTGGTTATGGGTCTCAGTCGAACCAATGATACTGcatgtaagatggcatgtccccatgtagagactggcaatttcgttttcataagcagagtgcgggctattaattgaagccgcttgataaatgcctctgctaaaccattttgggtatggacatgaggaacatgatgttcaacatcaatgcccaatgcCATatagtaatcatcaaaggtttgagacgtaaattcaccagcgttatcaagtcgaatggacttaatgggacgatctgggaactgtgctcgcaacttaattatctaAGCAACAAGTCTCGCAGAAGCTACATTTTGAGTAGACtaagcaaacatgtgaccatcgggtagatgcatcaaccaaaaccataaaatatcgaaatggtcaacaaggtggttgaataggtccacaaatatccccttgaattctttgcaaaaatgatggggattcatcatcaacctttagttgtgatggtctaattaccaacttcccttgggaacaagccttgcaagggttatcatttgagacatcaatgtgtctgctcaataatggatgtccattagagttggtaatgattctacgcatcatggtagatcctggatgacctagacggtcatgccaaagcatgtaaacctttgaattcatgaacttctggttcatgacagtatatgcctcaactgtctttatgtatgtataatacaatccactcgataaaccatgcaacttctccaatatacgcttctgggtatcgttggaggtaatgcataaatattccacattttttacatttttcgtttcaatgtggtatccatttagacgtatgtctttaaaactcaacaaatttcgaattGATAGAGTAGCATATAATGCATTCTTTATGgataatattgttccatttggtaacataatctgagCTTTTCCTAagccttcaattacatttgATTGcgctgatattgttgttacctttacttttgcaagtaccaaatttgagaaatactttcgatctcAAAATATTGAATGCGTGGTTGCGCTGTTTGCAAAACAAAAGTCTCATCCATTgctcttgttttgagaataatCATAATTTTTATCAATGTTCTCTGAGTAAAGAAAaagcagtttattcatactggaatactacttttattgaattgaaaatgcaagcattaaaccacaagtacaaataacaagagtacattaaacataaataattcaatcGGACCCATAAACTTCATTCCCTATTTCATTAATAAAGTCTGTAGCATCCAGGTGGGTTGTGTTTAACTGTCCTGATAAATTGGTCACTGGATCAGGTGTTTCCATTGGTTAAGCCTTGTCGAAGAAATTGATTTCGACACCCTTATCCTTGAAAGAGGCTTGATACAGTTCCACCAAATGCTTTGGGGTGCGACAAGTACGCGCCCAATGTccgttgccaccacacctatggcaaacTCCTTCAGGACTTCTAGGAGTGTTCATATGAGCTTTTCATTTCTGACGATTTGCATTTTTAAAGCTTGGGCCTAGATTATGCCTTAGAACCTggttatgaaactgaacaccatggttcttgcctttcccGTTCCACCGACGTCGTTTGTGGCCACATCCTCATTTGTAATTATTGCCACGGGAGGATATGGTATTCCTTTCAAGGGAAGcagcattcacttctgggaacgGTGTTGATCCAGTAGGTCGagaattatggtttttcatcaggagctcattgttctATTCAGCTACTAggagcacagatatcagctggttgtattcagtgaagcctcGCGCTCTATACTGCTGTTGCGGGAGCATGTTAGAGGCATGAAATatgctgaaagtcttttccaataACATCTCCTCAGTAATAATATCTCCACAgagcttcatctgagaggtaattctgaacaacgccgaattgtactcagccactgacttgaaatcctggatccttaggtgagtccagTTATAACGAGCTCTTGAaagaatcaccgttgtctggtgattgtatctgtttCTCAAGGCCTTCCAGAGggctaacggatcttcaaccgttaagtactcaCTCTTTAATGCCTCATCAAGATGGTGACGAATAAAAATCATGGCCTTTGCCTGATCTTAAGAGAATGAGCTGCTATCTTCcctgatggtatctccaagattcactgcttccagatggatcaTAGTATCTAGTACCCAAGTAAGGTAATTCTTTCcagtaatgtccagggcagcaaaatcaagctttgccaagtttgccattttcttttttgaaagaaaaatgaggtgtgttagaacttgcaataatatgtgttTTGGAGGaatatattgttagaacttctggtttttacaaatttttgatcttcaggccaaaatgttAAGTATCGAAACTTTAGGCTCGAGATTTACATGACTAATGAGAAGGGTAATTGTATcgcaccattctcattgaaaCAAGTATAGGATGGAAGATTATTTCGCATCACTTTAaacaggaaaatttaaatatgtagaaTAAGGTGGATGATTAtaccacaccacctaaaattgcgataaaattaaatatgcaaagcaggaTGGACGATTATAcaacaccacctaaaattgtaataaaatttaaatatgcaaagcagggtggacgattataccgataaaatttaaatatgcataGCAGGGTGGatgattataccgcaccacctaaattgcgataaaatttaaatatgtagagCAGAGTGAGTGATTATTCCataccacctaaaattgcgataaaattaaatagcaggtaaatttaaatatgcaagatagggtgggcgattataccgctccactTAAAATTTGTAGTAAAATTAGATCTGCAATCCAAAATAGGCGATGATACCGCGCCATCTTGGATTACATAAATAAACACTCGGTTAGTAGTCAAGAGTTAcaccaaacaaaaaatcaaagatataaATAACTGTTAGGTTGAGAACTAGAAGTAAACATGGTTCAAACAATTCTTCGCGAGGGTATATCCAGCAAttgaggcagaggaagaagaacagtaaaaaccttagaggaaacatttttatttttcagtgaagggaaatgagaaatgattacagagtcgtgctgataacgtgttataaataggcaaaagtagAGAAATAATCTTTGCTAAGAGCGAGGACGAAGTggtgcaaaatatcacactgaCAAAAGTATTGCAGATATTAGAAAATGAGG
It encodes the following:
- the LOC139190826 gene encoding uncharacterized protein, translated to MANLAKLDFAALDITGKNYLTWAKAMIFIRHHLDEALKSEYLTVEDPLALWKALRNRYNHQTTVILSRARYNWTHLRIQDFKSVAEYNSALFRITSQMKLCGDIITEEMLLEKTFSIFHASNMLPQQQYRARGFTEYNQLISVLLVAE